In Methanothrix sp., one genomic interval encodes:
- the mptN gene encoding tetrahydromethanopterin:alpha-L-glutamate ligase: MKAVGIVVSNPDDWTARAIARGLAELGVSPAMMEISELAVEIGRDLSFRRGDADLLDLDTLIIRDMGRGAPQDVAFRFEALRSLAELGVSVINPPDAIVRAANKFATSMALRRAGVPTPRTVVTSSYEEALRTVESMGRAVCKPLFGYKGRDISLLRPEDADLIKDLLIRRGAIYLQEFVDTPEKRDIRAFVVGDEVAGAIYRVAPPGEWISNLARGGRAERCEISDEIKRIAVDANRAVGTVYSGVDILESDEGMMVIEVNGTPSGKGIYSALGVDVGRMIAGLALRA; the protein is encoded by the coding sequence ATGAAGGCCGTTGGGATCGTGGTCTCGAATCCAGATGACTGGACCGCCAGGGCGATAGCCAGAGGCCTTGCAGAGCTAGGCGTGTCTCCAGCGATGATGGAGATCTCGGAGCTCGCTGTCGAGATCGGGAGAGATCTGAGCTTCCGGAGAGGAGATGCGGATCTTCTCGATCTCGACACGCTCATAATCAGGGACATGGGGAGGGGCGCGCCTCAGGATGTTGCATTCAGGTTCGAGGCCCTGAGATCACTCGCGGAGCTGGGAGTGAGTGTGATAAATCCTCCGGATGCGATTGTGAGGGCGGCGAACAAGTTCGCGACATCGATGGCTCTCAGGCGCGCCGGTGTCCCCACGCCGCGGACGGTTGTGACCTCCAGCTACGAGGAGGCTTTGAGGACTGTGGAGAGCATGGGGCGTGCGGTCTGCAAGCCTCTCTTTGGATACAAGGGAAGGGATATATCGCTCCTCCGTCCGGAGGATGCGGATCTCATAAAAGATCTCCTGATCAGAAGAGGCGCTATATACCTGCAGGAGTTTGTGGACACGCCGGAGAAGAGAGACATACGTGCGTTTGTCGTCGGGGATGAGGTTGCAGGTGCCATATACAGGGTTGCGCCTCCAGGCGAATGGATAAGCAACCTCGCGAGGGGCGGGAGGGCTGAGAGGTGCGAGATCAGCGATGAGATAAAGAGAATCGCGGTTGATGCGAACAGGGCGGTCGGGACCGTGTACAGCGGAGTCGACATACTCGAATCAGATGAGGGAATGATGGTCATCGAGGTCAACGGCACCCCGTCTGGAAAAGGGATATACTCAGCGCTCGGAGTGGATGTGGGGAGGATGATCGCTGGGCTTGCACTTCGGGCATAG